The Bactrocera dorsalis isolate Fly_Bdor chromosome 2, ASM2337382v1, whole genome shotgun sequence region gttttgttttgatttcattttctcATAACATAAGAAATTATTATCTTTTGAAATCGAAAATCTGCATAATTAATAAAGATAAACTTTGCAAGTGAGGAAGGATTAACAAATGGCTTTTGCATTGAGAAAGTGTATTAGTCCTATGCGACACAGGTAAAAATGAATTAACTACAATACTATTTCACTtaagtatatgaaattttttatagacaaatatttgtattcacGCGTAACACATTGCAAAACTTATCTACAATGAAAGCTGATGTTAACTCGAAAGTCGCCTCTGAAGATTCAAAGACTCCTTCAGGCGATGCGGAGCTAGTAATAAGCAATTCGTGTATTAAACGGCTACAGGAGATTTCAGAAAATGGCAAAGCATTCCTACGTATCACTGTAGAAGGTGGGGGTTGCTCTggttttcaat contains the following coding sequences:
- the LOC105229549 gene encoding iron-sulfur cluster assembly 2 homolog, mitochondrial, with amino-acid sequence MAFALRKCISPMRHRQIFVFTRNTLQNLSTMKADVNSKVASEDSKTPSGDAELVISNSCIKRLQEISENGKAFLRITVEGGGCSGFQYKFDLDTKLKSDDLVFGEGNAKVVIDNLSLEYCSGATVDYHTELIRSGFRILANPQAEHGCSCGSSFSIKLD